One window of the Tissierella sp. genome contains the following:
- a CDS encoding O-methyltransferase has product MIKLSQINEEYIEGYIRGLLPDNNCNLKAMEKYAEDNHVPIVQPEVAQLLKVLLKIKCPKNILEIGTAIGYSALIMAENTSVECKITTIERRKDMIELAIENISKTKYLERIKILEGEAEDILSTLEEKYDFIFLDAAKGQYMDFFKECIRLLNPGGIIVSDNVLYKGMVATDDLVIRRKKTIVKRLRQFLQYINHIEGYTSSIIPIGDGIAITYREE; this is encoded by the coding sequence ATGATAAAATTGAGTCAGATAAACGAAGAGTATATTGAAGGCTATATACGAGGTTTGTTGCCCGATAATAATTGTAATCTAAAAGCAATGGAAAAATACGCAGAAGATAATCATGTTCCTATTGTTCAGCCTGAAGTGGCGCAATTATTAAAGGTTTTATTAAAGATTAAATGTCCAAAGAATATATTGGAGATAGGCACTGCAATTGGATACTCTGCTTTAATTATGGCAGAAAATACATCTGTTGAATGCAAAATTACTACTATCGAACGGCGAAAAGATATGATAGAATTAGCAATAGAAAATATATCTAAAACTAAGTATCTGGAAAGAATTAAAATATTAGAGGGAGAAGCAGAAGATATATTATCTACTTTAGAAGAAAAATATGATTTTATATTTCTAGATGCTGCTAAAGGTCAATATATGGATTTTTTCAAAGAATGTATAAGGTTACTTAATCCAGGCGGTATTATTGTCTCAGATAACGTTCTTTATAAGGGAATGGTTGCAACAGATGACCTTGTTATAAGAAGGAAAAAGACCATAGTAAAAAGACTTAGACAATTTCTACAATATATAAATCATATAGAAGGTTATACATCTTCCATAATTCCAATTGGTGATGGAATAGCAATAACTTATAGAGAGGAGTAA
- a CDS encoding U32 family peptidase, giving the protein MNNIELLAPAGDLEKLKMAITYGADAVYLGGDSFGLRKASKNFSIDQIEEGIRFAHERGKKVYITLNIVPHDEDMNGLEEYVTKLHEINTDAVIVSDPGMFSIIKRTVPNLPIHLSTQASVTNYETIMFWYNLGIRRIVLARELSFKEIEAMTDRLPKDLEIETFVHGAMCMSYSGRCLISNYMTGRDSNRGDCAHGCRYKYNLVEEKRPGEYFPVYEDEDGTFIMNSKDLCMIEYIPELVKSGIVSFKIEGRVKSSYYVATVIRAYRMAIDEYLKNPENYKYDDKWLHEIKKASHRDFTTGFYFGKPSTDAQVYTTSSYIRGYDFVGLILDYDEETKIATVEQRNRMFVGETIEVFGPKKEYFSQTIEKMWDEEGTEIDVAPHPQQIVKILMAEPVNKMDMIRKGREDE; this is encoded by the coding sequence TTGAATAATATAGAACTATTAGCTCCAGCAGGAGATTTAGAAAAGTTAAAAATGGCAATTACTTACGGTGCAGATGCAGTATATCTTGGAGGAGATAGCTTTGGCCTTAGGAAGGCGTCAAAGAATTTTTCAATTGATCAAATCGAGGAAGGAATAAGATTTGCTCATGAAAGAGGAAAAAAAGTATATATTACATTGAACATCGTCCCTCATGATGAGGATATGAATGGTCTAGAGGAATATGTAACTAAGCTTCATGAAATAAATACAGATGCAGTTATTGTTTCTGATCCGGGAATGTTTTCTATAATTAAGAGGACAGTGCCTAACTTACCTATTCATTTAAGTACTCAGGCTTCCGTAACTAATTATGAAACAATAATGTTTTGGTATAATCTTGGAATAAGGAGAATAGTCCTCGCTAGGGAATTGTCTTTTAAAGAAATAGAGGCTATGACTGATAGGCTTCCAAAGGATTTAGAAATTGAAACCTTTGTACATGGAGCAATGTGCATGTCATATTCAGGTAGATGTCTAATAAGCAACTATATGACTGGTAGAGATTCCAATAGAGGAGATTGTGCCCATGGATGTAGATATAAATACAATCTAGTTGAAGAAAAGAGACCAGGAGAATATTTTCCAGTTTATGAAGATGAAGATGGAACATTTATTATGAATTCAAAGGACCTTTGCATGATAGAGTATATTCCTGAGTTGGTTAAATCTGGTATTGTTAGTTTTAAAATTGAAGGTAGAGTAAAGAGTTCTTACTATGTAGCCACTGTAATTAGAGCATATAGAATGGCCATAGATGAATATCTTAAAAATCCAGAAAACTATAAATACGATGATAAATGGTTACATGAAATAAAGAAAGCTAGTCATAGAGATTTTACTACAGGTTTTTATTTTGGAAAGCCAAGTACTGATGCCCAAGTATATACAACATCGTCTTATATTAGAGGTTATGATTTTGTTGGACTTATTTTAGATTATGATGAGGAAACTAAGATTGCAACTGTAGAGCAAAGAAATAGAATGTTTGTAGGTGAGACTATTGAAGTATTTGGACCAAAGAAAGAGTACTTTAGTCAAACTATTGAAAAAATGTGGGATGAAGAAGGAACTGAAATAGATGTGGCACCTCATCCACAGCAAATAGTGAAAATTCTCATGGCAGAACCTGTAAATAAAATGGATATGATTAGAAAGGGAAGGGAGGATGAGTAA
- the udk gene encoding uridine kinase, protein MKRPILIGITGGTGSGKSTVSKEIFKSIHEKKICIIEQDSYYKDQSNLTYEERVKTNYDHPFAFDNELLVEHLKCLLSSKSIEKPIYDFEKHTRKIDTITVEPKDIIILEGILILSEKDIRDLLDIKIFVDTDSDVRVIRRILRDIKDRGRTLDSVIFQYMETVRPAHLQFIEPTKRYADIIIPEGGYNKVAIDIIVAKINAILNN, encoded by the coding sequence TTGAAAAGACCAATACTCATAGGAATAACAGGTGGGACAGGCTCGGGAAAATCTACTGTATCTAAAGAAATCTTTAAATCAATCCATGAAAAGAAAATTTGTATAATTGAGCAAGATTCATATTATAAGGATCAATCTAACTTAACCTATGAGGAAAGAGTTAAAACAAATTATGATCATCCTTTTGCTTTTGATAATGAACTATTAGTTGAACATTTAAAATGTTTATTAAGTAGCAAATCCATAGAAAAGCCCATATATGATTTTGAGAAGCATACTAGAAAAATAGACACAATAACCGTAGAACCTAAAGATATAATAATATTAGAGGGTATTTTAATATTATCTGAAAAAGATATACGCGACTTATTAGATATCAAAATATTTGTAGATACTGATTCTGATGTAAGGGTTATTAGAAGAATACTAAGAGATATTAAAGATAGAGGTAGAACTCTTGATTCTGTGATATTCCAGTATATGGAAACAGTAAGACCAGCACATCTTCAATTTATTGAACCTACTAAAAGATATGCAGATATTATAATACCAGAAGGCGGATACAATAAGGTAGCTATAGATATAATAGTAGCTAAAATAAATGCAATATTAAATAATTAG
- a CDS encoding penicillin-binding protein 2, translated as MARSKKNVIHTRIKLFKYISSIVFLVLLIRLYDLQVNDKENLKLQGLRQRSTEINLSSKRGIIYDRNLIPMTNIEKTKTLIASKGEILKNEELLDKIVKNTSLSINELNIILNSPEKLAYIPLKKVIDIEDANNIFILDIVDRYSKSNLLSHVIGYVNKAENKGEYGIEKIYDEFLSKSDKASLFIEYDKRRSLILGSAYHVDNTIDSEDPAGVQLTIDSKIQQIVEEILDKNNIKGAVIVSEVSSGEILSLVSRPNFDQDNIADYFNKDDMALYNKAIQVSYPPGSIFKIVVLLAILEENPTYLNHQFYCNGYENINSLTIKCNSTHGHISLKDGFAKSCNSVFIQIGKEIGSKKIIDMAKTLGLGEKINIGLIEEVEGSLPEGEELLGPAIGNISIGQGKIETTPLQISNLLLIIANNGIQKDMTIVQGITTKDGKIIKRYNKNENEMLISNYSAEVVQELLEEVMLTGTARAINLNDIGGAAGKTGSAEGLLRGEETIHGWFAGYYPRKNPKYVITVLVEEANSGSKSAAPVFKNICEEIYRLNY; from the coding sequence ATGGCAAGATCTAAGAAGAATGTAATTCATACTAGAATAAAGCTATTTAAATATATTAGTTCTATAGTCTTTTTAGTACTATTGATAAGGCTATATGATTTACAAGTAAATGATAAGGAAAACCTTAAGTTGCAAGGATTAAGACAGAGGAGTACTGAAATAAATTTAAGCTCCAAAAGAGGAATAATATATGATCGAAATTTGATTCCAATGACAAATATAGAAAAGACTAAAACATTAATTGCTTCAAAAGGAGAAATATTAAAAAATGAAGAGCTTTTGGATAAAATTGTAAAAAATACGAGTTTATCTATTAATGAATTGAATATAATACTGAATTCTCCAGAAAAATTAGCATATATTCCATTAAAAAAAGTAATAGATATTGAAGATGCAAATAATATATTTATACTTGATATTGTAGATAGATATTCAAAATCCAATTTATTATCTCATGTTATTGGATATGTAAATAAAGCAGAAAATAAGGGAGAATATGGGATAGAAAAGATATATGATGAATTTTTGAGTAAATCAGATAAAGCTTCCTTGTTTATAGAATATGACAAAAGAAGGTCTTTAATTCTTGGATCTGCTTACCATGTAGATAATACTATAGACTCTGAAGATCCTGCTGGTGTTCAATTAACAATAGATTCAAAAATACAGCAAATAGTAGAAGAAATCCTTGATAAGAATAATATTAAAGGAGCTGTTATAGTATCAGAAGTAAGTTCAGGAGAGATATTATCATTAGTTAGTAGGCCGAATTTTGATCAAGATAATATTGCTGATTACTTCAATAAAGATGATATGGCATTATATAACAAAGCAATACAAGTATCATATCCTCCTGGCTCAATTTTTAAAATTGTGGTTCTTTTAGCAATCTTAGAAGAAAATCCTACCTATTTAAACCACCAATTTTACTGTAATGGATACGAGAATATTAATTCATTAACAATAAAATGCAATAGTACTCATGGTCATATATCTTTAAAAGATGGTTTTGCCAAATCATGCAATTCAGTTTTTATTCAGATAGGCAAAGAAATTGGATCTAAGAAAATAATAGATATGGCCAAAACCTTAGGTCTTGGTGAGAAGATAAATATTGGACTCATTGAAGAAGTAGAAGGTTCACTACCAGAAGGAGAAGAATTATTGGGACCTGCAATAGGAAATATATCCATTGGTCAGGGAAAGATAGAAACCACTCCATTACAAATTTCGAATTTACTATTGATTATTGCAAACAATGGTATCCAAAAGGATATGACAATAGTTCAAGGCATTACTACAAAGGATGGAAAAATAATTAAAAGATATAATAAAAATGAAAATGAAATGCTAATAAGCAATTACTCAGCTGAAGTAGTACAGGAATTATTGGAGGAAGTAATGTTAACAGGAACTGCCAGAGCAATAAATCTAAATGATATTGGTGGAGCAGCAGGTAAAACTGGATCAGCTGAAGGGCTATTAAGAGGAGAAGAAACAATCCATGGTTGGTTTGCAGGATATTATCCTAGAAAAAATCCCAAGTATGTAATTACTGTATTAGTAGAAGAGGCAAATTCAGGATCAAAATCTGCAGCTCCAGTATTTAAGAATATTTGTGAAGAAATATATAGGTTAAATTATTAG
- the sigK gene encoding RNA polymerase sporulation sigma factor SigK, with amino-acid sequence MLLLVLSIVLRPFVILCGYMINSNSFPKPLSSDEEKMFLDLYSKGDERARNVLIERNLRLVAHIVKKYNNTGKDTDDLISIGTIGLIKAISTYNPTKGTRLATYAARCIENEILMTIRSAKKTKVELSLYEPIGMDKEGNEINLLDILGSDVDEVLDEVHLKLQVKNLYKAINQTLKDREKVIIELRYGLIDGSCKTQREIAAMLGISRSYVSRIETRALGKLNKVLMNK; translated from the coding sequence ATGCTTTTATTGGTTCTAAGCATTGTATTAAGACCATTTGTAATTCTCTGTGGTTATATGATCAACTCGAATTCTTTTCCGAAACCACTCTCTAGTGATGAAGAAAAAATGTTTTTAGATCTTTATTCAAAAGGAGATGAAAGAGCAAGAAATGTGTTAATAGAAAGAAACTTAAGATTAGTAGCCCATATTGTAAAAAAATATAATAACACTGGTAAAGATACGGATGATCTAATCTCTATAGGAACCATAGGATTAATTAAAGCGATATCAACTTATAACCCTACAAAAGGAACAAGACTTGCTACATATGCTGCTAGATGTATTGAAAATGAAATTCTCATGACAATACGTTCAGCAAAAAAGACTAAGGTAGAATTATCTTTATACGAACCAATTGGTATGGATAAAGAAGGAAACGAGATAAACTTATTGGATATATTGGGTTCAGATGTAGATGAAGTTCTAGATGAGGTACATTTAAAACTGCAAGTCAAAAACTTATATAAAGCTATAAACCAAACTTTGAAAGATAGAGAAAAAGTTATAATTGAGCTTAGATATGGACTTATTGATGGATCTTGTAAAACTCAGAGAGAAATAGCTGCAATGTTAGGGATTTCTCGATCTTATGTATCTAGAATTGAAACAAGAGCACTTGGTAAGCTAAATAAAGTTTTAATGAATAAATAA
- a CDS encoding YhcN/YlaJ family sporulation lipoprotein, which yields MKKNKISLIVLSLILVAAVAGCGTNGRMGNMSTQARLPNNANNRWMNDGNTNNRLNTSLNNGRRDNLNNGMLGNDLNLNNGMVRNNTNSDLGMINNNNLATNNNNLTTNTNNLGTRANAIAKRVAALPEVESASVLINGNTAVVGCNLSNNNNRTISSNLKQKIDAAVKVADRNIETIQVTADPNINTRIKNMNTRINNGNPISGFATEVEDIIRRITAPIR from the coding sequence TTGAAAAAAAATAAAATAAGTCTAATAGTTTTATCTTTAATTTTGGTAGCAGCAGTAGCAGGATGTGGTACTAATGGCAGAATGGGAAATATGTCTACACAGGCAAGATTACCTAATAATGCTAACAACCGTTGGATGAATGATGGCAATACCAATAATAGATTAAATACCAGCCTAAACAATGGTAGGAGAGATAATCTAAATAATGGGATGTTAGGTAATGACCTAAATCTTAACAATGGAATGGTAAGAAATAACACCAATAGTGATTTAGGTATGATTAACAATAATAATCTAGCTACTAACAACAATAATCTAACTACTAACACTAACAATTTAGGAACTAGAGCAAACGCTATAGCTAAAAGAGTAGCAGCATTACCAGAGGTAGAAAGTGCTTCAGTTTTAATTAATGGAAATACTGCTGTAGTTGGATGTAATTTAAGCAACAATAATAACAGAACTATAAGTTCTAATCTTAAACAAAAAATAGATGCTGCTGTAAAGGTTGCTGATAGAAATATAGAAACTATACAAGTAACCGCTGACCCTAATATTAATACTAGAATTAAGAACATGAATACAAGAATAAACAATGGGAATCCAATATCTGGATTTGCTACAGAAGTAGAAGATATAATTAGAAGAATAACAGCTCCGATAAGATAA
- the aroE gene encoding shikimate dehydrogenase yields the protein MNITYETNLYCLIGNPIEKSLSPIIHNSIFEIFDRNCVYLSFNINGEDLENTINAFRAMKVKGFNVTIPHKKNIIKYLDDITTEAKIMGAVNTVKNENGKFVGYNTDGEGFIQTFSNNNIDLKDKNILLLGSGGAAFSIGVTLAMQDINSIYIGNRNIESCILLKEKINSINNKIITNVDNLQLENIDKKSIDIIINSTPIGMYPMEDMSPIELNGYSKETIVYDIVYKPLETKLLYESKLKGFKVFSGISMLLNQAILSQKIWFDLKEINFKIIEKLAGNLSSYVE from the coding sequence ATGAACATAACATATGAAACTAATCTTTATTGTTTAATTGGTAATCCCATAGAAAAATCCTTATCTCCAATAATACATAATAGTATTTTTGAAATTTTTGATAGAAATTGTGTATATCTATCATTTAATATTAATGGAGAAGATTTAGAAAATACTATTAATGCTTTTAGGGCAATGAAAGTAAAAGGGTTTAATGTAACAATTCCACATAAAAAAAATATAATAAAATATTTAGATGATATAACTACAGAAGCTAAAATAATGGGAGCTGTTAATACTGTAAAGAATGAAAATGGTAAATTTGTTGGTTACAATACAGATGGAGAAGGTTTTATTCAAACTTTTTCTAATAATAACATAGATTTAAAGGATAAAAATATTCTACTTTTAGGTTCAGGTGGCGCTGCATTTTCTATTGGAGTAACATTAGCTATGCAAGACATAAATAGCATATATATAGGAAATAGAAATATAGAGTCTTGCATTTTACTTAAAGAAAAGATTAACTCAATAAATAATAAAATTATAACTAATGTAGATAATTTACAACTCGAAAATATAGATAAAAAATCCATTGATATTATTATTAATTCCACACCTATAGGTATGTATCCTATGGAAGATATGTCTCCTATAGAATTAAATGGATATTCTAAAGAAACCATTGTTTACGATATAGTATATAAGCCACTGGAAACAAAACTACTATACGAATCAAAATTAAAGGGTTTTAAGGTTTTTTCGGGTATATCAATGCTATTAAATCAAGCTATTTTAAGTCAAAAAATTTGGTTTGATCTAAAAGAAATTAATTTTAAAATAATTGAAAAACTAGCAGGAAATTTAAGCTCTTATGTCGAATAG
- a CDS encoding ATPase, T2SS/T4P/T4SS family, protein MANTKLKLGELLVSAGKSTEEQLGIPHVDLDKYPINAKVATIIPEIIVRRYELIAIDKHEEVLVVAMVDPLNIFALDDVRLFVKSEIQPVIANKEKLLKVVDEFYSSHIAIKVLEEFEDNYSPINTDDIQNQELLEVTSAPIVKLLNSIIEQAVRDRASDIHIEPNADDIRVRFRIDGELNEIMTLARHSLSPIITRIKIMGKMNIAEKRISQDGRVETMINNKEIDMRISTLPTIYGEKTVIRLLDRSNFGYSKESLGFSNKDLERFDNILAQPYGMILVTGPTGSGTVFR, encoded by the coding sequence ATGGCAAATACAAAATTGAAACTAGGGGAACTTTTAGTTTCTGCTGGAAAATCAACAGAAGAGCAATTAGGCATACCTCATGTAGATTTAGACAAATATCCAATTAATGCAAAGGTAGCAACGATTATTCCGGAAATTATAGTTAGAAGATACGAACTTATTGCAATCGATAAACATGAGGAAGTACTGGTTGTGGCAATGGTTGATCCATTAAATATATTTGCACTAGATGATGTAAGATTATTTGTTAAATCGGAGATTCAGCCAGTTATTGCCAATAAAGAAAAGTTACTTAAAGTTGTAGATGAGTTTTACAGTAGTCATATTGCAATAAAGGTATTAGAAGAATTTGAAGACAATTATTCCCCAATAAACACTGATGATATCCAAAATCAAGAATTACTTGAGGTAACTTCAGCTCCAATTGTAAAATTACTTAATTCAATAATCGAACAAGCTGTAAGGGATAGAGCTAGTGATATACATATAGAGCCAAATGCAGATGATATAAGGGTAAGATTTCGTATTGATGGAGAGCTTAATGAAATAATGACTTTAGCTCGCCATAGCTTGTCTCCTATAATAACAAGGATAAAGATAATGGGTAAGATGAATATTGCAGAAAAAAGAATATCCCAAGATGGTAGAGTAGAGACAATGATAAATAATAAAGAAATAGATATGAGAATTTCAACTTTGCCTACAATATATGGGGAGAAAACAGTAATAAGATTATTGGATAGATCTAACTTTGGTTATTCAAAAGAATCACTAGGATTCAGTAATAAAGATCTGGAAAGATTTGATAATATCCTGGCTCAACCTTATGGAATGATTTTGGTTACTGGACCTACTGGAAGTGGAACGGTATTTAGATAG
- a CDS encoding recombinase family protein: MKIAIYSRKSKFTGKGESIENQILMCKEYANRHFENIKDIYVYEDEGFSGGNINRPKFQELMNDAREKKFDVLICYRLDRVSRDVADFSSTIEELNNYNIAFVSIKEQFDTSTPMGRAMMYIASVFSQLERETISERIKDNMLQLATTGRWLGGVPPLGFESEKVPYLDKDYKEKSLTKLKPISKEMDLVEFFYDKYLELGSIHQVRKFLIQNNYKTKNDAYFSTRVISDILRNPAYSKANEEISDYLEDRGISIAGKDRLNGQRGILIYNKINGKGMKNDKSEWIGAVAKHIGTINPDKWLEVQKQLDVNNMEITRTGTSTVALLGGILKCAHCGSAMNIMYGRKREDGTSPHYYVCNLKTASGMDKCNNPNVNGIDIDYTIIEKILELSQSKEIFLKKMKEINKDDENDNNRNIINKLENRKKELLNEIDILVNELPKNSIASNYILPQIENKDKELQKIKEEIIELEKSNEKTKKESDNVNFVVNNIVNFAKLANELDNEQKKCFIQTIVDKIYWNGEDELLGIQFFTNKDIKLSKYRSTSSRSSNQNHSIRLSQDIIKSFQIFITES; the protein is encoded by the coding sequence ATGAAAATAGCTATATACTCCCGTAAATCAAAATTTACTGGCAAAGGAGAAAGTATAGAGAATCAAATTTTAATGTGTAAAGAATATGCAAATAGACATTTTGAGAACATAAAAGATATTTATGTGTATGAGGATGAGGGTTTCTCTGGTGGAAATATCAATAGGCCTAAATTCCAAGAACTTATGAATGATGCTAGAGAGAAGAAATTTGATGTCCTAATCTGTTATAGGTTAGATAGAGTTTCTAGAGATGTTGCTGATTTTTCATCTACTATAGAAGAATTAAATAATTATAATATAGCTTTTGTATCAATTAAAGAGCAATTTGATACATCTACACCAATGGGAAGGGCTATGATGTATATAGCTAGTGTCTTTTCTCAATTAGAAAGAGAAACCATATCTGAGAGAATTAAAGACAATATGCTTCAATTAGCCACAACTGGAAGATGGCTTGGCGGAGTTCCTCCTTTGGGATTTGAATCGGAAAAAGTACCATATTTAGATAAGGATTATAAAGAGAAGTCACTAACAAAGTTAAAACCAATAAGTAAAGAAATGGATTTGGTAGAGTTTTTTTATGATAAGTATTTAGAGTTAGGTTCGATTCATCAAGTTCGAAAATTCTTAATACAAAACAATTATAAAACTAAAAATGATGCTTATTTTTCTACTAGAGTTATATCTGATATATTAAGAAACCCAGCTTATTCTAAGGCTAACGAGGAAATATCTGATTACTTAGAAGATAGAGGTATTTCAATTGCAGGAAAAGACAGATTGAATGGCCAAAGAGGTATTCTCATATACAATAAAATAAATGGGAAAGGTATGAAGAATGATAAAAGCGAATGGATAGGTGCTGTTGCAAAGCATATCGGGACTATAAATCCAGATAAATGGTTAGAAGTACAAAAACAATTAGATGTAAATAATATGGAAATTACAAGAACCGGCACTTCTACAGTTGCACTATTAGGTGGTATTTTAAAGTGTGCTCACTGTGGGTCTGCTATGAATATAATGTATGGTCGTAAAAGAGAAGATGGCACATCACCTCATTATTATGTTTGTAATTTAAAAACTGCATCGGGTATGGATAAATGTAACAATCCTAATGTCAATGGAATTGATATTGATTATACAATTATAGAAAAAATACTGGAATTATCACAATCAAAAGAGATATTTTTGAAAAAAATGAAAGAAATAAATAAAGATGATGAAAATGATAATAATAGAAATATTATAAATAAGTTAGAAAACCGTAAAAAAGAACTTTTAAATGAAATAGACATATTGGTCAATGAATTACCTAAAAATTCTATTGCGTCAAATTACATACTTCCTCAAATTGAAAATAAAGATAAAGAGTTACAAAAAATCAAAGAAGAGATAATTGAGCTAGAAAAATCAAATGAAAAAACTAAAAAAGAATCTGATAATGTAAATTTTGTTGTAAACAATATTGTCAACTTTGCGAAACTAGCAAATGAATTAGACAATGAGCAGAAAAAATGCTTTATTCAAACTATAGTGGATAAAATATATTGGAATGGTGAGGATGAATTATTAGGAATACAATTCTTTACTAATAAAGATATAAAACTATCTAAATACCGTTCCACTTCCAGTAGGTCCAGTAACCAAAATCATTCCATAAGGTTGAGCCAGGATATTATCAAATCTTTCCAGATCTTTATTACTGAATCCTAG
- a CDS encoding XRE family transcriptional regulator, whose translation MSEYNLELGKRIYKARINKEITLKQLGDLVDLSESTVQRYEKGKIKNVDIEMVKKFAKALGVLPAHLLGWEMSDEYNNSITIPVYGSIPAGMPLEAIEDIQGEVDIPVEWMKGNKKYIALKVKGDSMYPKYLEGDTVIILVQPDCETGDDCACYVNGFEATLKTVKKTTGKIELKPINPNYSPRTYNHPGEVKIVGIVKELRRKI comes from the coding sequence ATGAGCGAATATAATTTAGAATTGGGAAAAAGAATCTACAAAGCAAGAATTAATAAAGAAATAACTTTAAAACAATTAGGTGATTTGGTTGACCTTAGTGAAAGCACAGTTCAAAGATACGAAAAAGGTAAAATAAAAAATGTGGATATCGAAATGGTAAAAAAATTTGCTAAAGCACTGGGGGTTCTTCCTGCCCATCTGTTAGGTTGGGAAATGTCAGATGAATATAACAATTCCATAACAATTCCTGTATATGGATCTATACCTGCTGGCATGCCACTTGAAGCCATTGAAGATATTCAAGGCGAGGTTGATATTCCAGTAGAGTGGATGAAGGGAAATAAAAAGTATATAGCATTGAAAGTTAAAGGAGATTCTATGTATCCAAAATATTTAGAAGGAGATACAGTAATTATTTTAGTGCAGCCTGACTGTGAGACGGGTGATGATTGTGCTTGCTATGTTAATGGATTTGAAGCTACCCTAAAAACAGTAAAGAAAACAACAGGCAAAATTGAATTAAAGCCTATAAATCCTAATTATTCACCAAGAACATATAATCACCCTGGAGAAGTCAAGATTGTAGGAATAGTAAAAGAACTTAGAAGAAAAATATAA
- a CDS encoding DUF739 family protein, whose translation MNIDKLKGKLVEKKKTYEDCANALDVSITTFSNKMNGRGSLYIEEVNILSNFLDLTNTEKIDIFLD comes from the coding sequence ATGAATATTGACAAGTTAAAAGGGAAGTTAGTTGAAAAAAAGAAAACTTATGAAGATTGTGCAAATGCATTAGATGTTAGTATTACAACATTTAGCAACAAAATGAATGGAAGAGGTAGCTTATACATTGAAGAAGTTAATATCTTATCCAACTTTCTTGATTTGACAAATACTGAAAAAATAGATATTTTTTTAGACTAA